A region from the Bacillota bacterium genome encodes:
- a CDS encoding ABC transporter ATP-binding protein yields the protein MIEAISLNKTFLMGSREVEAVKEANFKVKAGEFFVIEGISGSGKTTLLYLLGGLDRPTSGSVRINGVDIARMGENKLAALRLNKIGFVFQSFNLIQTLNARENIEAAMVPAQVKAPERRERAMQLLRMVGMEDRWHHLPGKLSGGEQQRVAIARALANNPGIILAVEPTGDLDTKTGVSIIEMLKELTMEQGQTVIIVTHAPYVADYATKRATMADGVLSLQESTETVMV from the coding sequence ATGATTGAAGCAATTAGTTTAAATAAGACGTTTTTGATGGGCTCAAGGGAGGTTGAAGCGGTTAAAGAAGCCAACTTTAAGGTTAAGGCAGGCGAGTTTTTTGTTATCGAGGGAATAAGTGGAAGCGGCAAAACCACTCTTCTTTACCTGCTTGGAGGTTTGGATCGGCCAACATCTGGAAGTGTACGTATTAATGGGGTTGATATAGCGCGCATGGGCGAAAACAAGTTAGCAGCACTCAGGCTTAATAAGATCGGCTTTGTCTTTCAATCATTTAATCTCATTCAAACCTTAAACGCCAGAGAGAATATAGAAGCGGCAATGGTTCCGGCACAAGTGAAAGCGCCTGAAAGGCGTGAGCGTGCTATGCAGCTATTGCGCATGGTTGGGATGGAAGACCGCTGGCATCATCTACCGGGGAAACTTTCTGGAGGCGAGCAGCAAAGGGTAGCTATAGCGCGCGCTTTGGCTAACAATCCAGGCATAATTTTAGCTGTTGAGCCGACAGGCGACCTTGATACCAAAACAGGCGTTAGCATAATTGAGATGCTTAAAGAATTAACCATGGAGCAGGGACAAACCGTAATTATTGTAACTCATGCACCTTATGTTGCTGATTACGCTACAAAGCGGGCAACTATGGCAGACGGAGTTTTGAGTTTACAGGAATCAACCGAAACAGTTATGGTTTAA
- a CDS encoding ABC transporter permease → MFHICYALKEVLRRPARSAFVASIVAIALAALLVIGSIINAMLEARARALSPLAKAKIDLVITSPGSTNYVNTNGDVFINLEGRNLNPGQPFIEDTIELNALKAMDMSSIGRLAGNSDVAELAPVLLLTVSRVEGKAPDKIVIPEKSVDPLTKQERADIDSKVSSNQQYIELEKELFRLRDLILQDKATSEEKKRYQSIGQQLTDIEFSYYPERFKKFEAEEVRPAPIKAKQSKFAVAGVDIDNSTFGLLRPSDVIEGRYFLSNDTLAVILREDFAKSKGLKVGSYFSFKGIDFNVIGLAKPAAGLSSAQVYMPLSQLQQVAKIKAVNMLALRVEGAKQVDKVKKLTLKLLPGSNVLETSQASAQLTGSMGRAEELAKKYTSLIILIIALAATVMIGITVIAALSGRRRELGALRAVGWSRFRLAAQIALELIIQATAGVVAAIGLSSAVSFILRNLKIKADFAVSSFDNSVTGLGLSSSKSTIYLVPYLDGLDVFMEAIVVMVLSFFLGYVATLLYLRQYSINMLAHEGE, encoded by the coding sequence ATGTTTCATATCTGCTATGCACTAAAAGAAGTCTTGCGCCGCCCAGCTAGAAGTGCGTTTGTTGCAAGCATTGTGGCAATAGCATTGGCTGCTTTGCTGGTAATCGGCTCTATAATTAACGCTATGCTTGAGGCACGCGCTAGGGCTTTATCGCCTCTAGCCAAGGCAAAGATCGACCTGGTTATTACATCTCCTGGCTCGACAAATTACGTAAATACAAATGGCGATGTGTTTATTAATTTAGAAGGCAGGAACTTAAATCCAGGCCAGCCTTTCATAGAAGACACAATCGAACTAAACGCACTTAAGGCTATGGATATGAGCTCTATCGGAAGGCTTGCAGGCAATTCAGATGTGGCCGAGCTAGCACCGGTACTGCTTCTCACCGTAAGTCGTGTTGAAGGCAAGGCACCTGATAAAATTGTTATCCCAGAAAAAAGCGTTGATCCGTTAACGAAACAAGAAAGGGCAGATATCGATAGTAAAGTTTCAAGCAATCAGCAATATATCGAGCTAGAAAAAGAATTGTTTCGGCTGCGCGATCTGATTCTTCAAGACAAAGCAACGTCGGAGGAGAAAAAGCGCTATCAGAGCATTGGCCAGCAGCTAACCGATATCGAATTTTCCTACTACCCAGAGCGGTTTAAAAAATTTGAAGCGGAAGAAGTTAGGCCGGCGCCCATCAAAGCTAAGCAATCGAAATTTGCAGTTGCCGGGGTCGATATAGATAATTCAACGTTTGGCCTACTTAGGCCATCTGATGTTATCGAGGGGCGGTATTTTTTGTCTAACGACACATTGGCCGTTATCCTAAGAGAGGATTTTGCTAAATCTAAAGGCCTTAAAGTTGGCAGCTATTTTAGCTTTAAGGGAATAGACTTTAACGTTATCGGTCTTGCCAAACCAGCTGCTGGGCTAAGCTCAGCGCAGGTTTATATGCCCCTTTCGCAATTACAGCAAGTTGCAAAAATAAAGGCGGTTAACATGCTGGCATTAAGAGTAGAGGGTGCAAAGCAAGTCGACAAAGTTAAGAAACTTACACTTAAGCTGCTGCCTGGCTCTAATGTTCTGGAGACTAGTCAGGCCTCCGCTCAGCTTACAGGAAGTATGGGACGGGCAGAAGAGTTAGCCAAAAAATACACCAGCCTTATCATTTTAATTATCGCCTTAGCAGCAACTGTTATGATAGGGATAACGGTAATAGCTGCGCTATCAGGGCGTAGGCGCGAGCTTGGTGCCTTAAGGGCAGTTGGTTGGTCTAGATTTAGGCTGGCAGCCCAAATCGCACTCGAGCTAATAATACAAGCTACAGCAGGAGTAGTTGCTGCTATCGGTTTATCCAGCGCAGTATCATTTATCTTGCGCAATTTAAAAATTAAAGCGGATTTTGCTGTATCTTCTTTTGATAACAGTGTAACAGGCCTGGGTTTAAGCAGCAGCAAGTCAACTATATACCTGGTGCCCTACCTAGATGGTTTGGATGTTTTTATGGAAGCTATAGTTGTTATGGTGTTATCTTTCTTTCTTGGCTATGTAGCAACTTTATTGTACCTGAGGCAATATTCAATAAACATGCTTGCCCATGAAGGAGAATAG
- a CDS encoding ABC transporter permease, whose amino-acid sequence MFAIKYALSKIYYHPLASIATIALAALTSATILLATSATDSLHIAEKKTLAPLEDLGADIVMVRQMQMNNEEPGYFVGDLPDGTHKNGQSVYFKHHSEDKEFITNIFASLGVPIGIAGKFNAADLSRIDKLSQVKDKRSLLLASYNYMSEKQKKIIIPEEDIRPKKFQLDPKEEVELEQKAQADPIYRRLADESQQLMKKPEEEWTEEDKKRADELTEKMGQRVMEVYHQLRPDIFDAPPKRTKKEIKPPPPEVVMRGYTIAGMEPGVGYLKASDIIKGRYFTKQDTDAKVAILRSDFALKNNLKVGGTLKMLDTDYRVIGIGWPSLAANAPEVYVPLAALQDQLNAKGTVNIVFIKARSGADTQYLRRELARIFPDAELSDNSELARVVKPAIRGSAAVLAKFSQVLSAALAFSVIGIIVLLGISSISKRAKEIATLRAMGWPSRKVGWYFVLDIALKVAFGMVIGIVAGTIISNYLNGDAGSIPTYKMYGSSNFFEYLAGRSSTEKLAAVKTTLKLTPSLLAYVSAVGTAALIAAISGLAIAGWLQRLRPAVILRRP is encoded by the coding sequence ATGTTTGCCATAAAATACGCTCTATCTAAAATATATTATCATCCTCTAGCCAGTATTGCCACAATAGCTTTAGCGGCGTTGACCAGCGCCACCATTTTGCTGGCCACAAGCGCTACAGACTCACTTCACATAGCTGAGAAAAAAACGCTGGCACCGCTGGAAGATTTAGGCGCAGATATCGTTATGGTGCGGCAGATGCAGATGAATAATGAAGAGCCGGGCTATTTTGTGGGTGACCTGCCAGATGGTACCCACAAGAACGGCCAGTCGGTTTACTTTAAGCATCATAGCGAAGATAAGGAATTTATCACCAATATTTTTGCTTCCCTGGGGGTTCCGATTGGTATTGCTGGCAAGTTTAATGCTGCTGATTTATCGCGCATTGATAAGCTCAGTCAGGTAAAGGATAAACGTTCGTTGCTTTTAGCTTCTTACAACTACATGTCGGAGAAGCAAAAGAAAATTATTATCCCTGAAGAAGACATTCGTCCCAAAAAGTTTCAATTAGACCCAAAAGAAGAAGTGGAGCTAGAGCAGAAGGCGCAAGCAGACCCTATATATAGGCGGCTTGCGGATGAGAGTCAACAGCTGATGAAAAAACCAGAAGAGGAATGGACCGAAGAAGATAAAAAAAGGGCCGACGAATTAACTGAGAAAATGGGACAACGTGTGATGGAGGTATATCACCAGCTTCGCCCAGATATCTTTGATGCGCCGCCAAAGAGGACCAAAAAAGAAATCAAGCCGCCACCGCCTGAAGTAGTAATGAGAGGGTATACAATCGCTGGTATGGAGCCAGGTGTTGGTTATCTTAAAGCTTCTGATATTATCAAAGGCCGCTATTTTACTAAGCAGGATACTGATGCTAAAGTTGCGATTTTACGCTCTGATTTTGCACTCAAGAATAACCTCAAAGTAGGAGGCACTCTAAAGATGCTTGATACCGATTATCGGGTAATCGGTATAGGATGGCCTAGCCTAGCTGCTAACGCGCCAGAGGTGTATGTGCCTCTTGCCGCTCTACAGGACCAGTTAAATGCTAAGGGAACTGTTAATATAGTCTTTATTAAGGCGCGCTCAGGGGCTGATACCCAGTACTTAAGGAGAGAGCTGGCAAGAATTTTTCCCGATGCTGAGTTAAGCGATAATAGTGAACTTGCAAGAGTCGTAAAACCAGCTATTAGGGGTAGTGCTGCAGTGCTGGCTAAATTTAGCCAGGTTCTTTCAGCTGCCTTGGCTTTTTCAGTTATCGGCATTATCGTTCTTTTGGGTATCAGCTCTATTAGTAAGAGGGCTAAAGAAATAGCAACTTTAAGGGCTATGGGTTGGCCGAGTCGTAAGGTGGGCTGGTATTTTGTTCTTGACATCGCGCTTAAAGTGGCCTTTGGTATGGTAATTGGAATTGTAGCAGGCACCATCATATCAAACTATCTCAATGGGGATGCTGGTTCCATCCCGACTTACAAGATGTATGGCTCCTCAAACTTTTTTGAATATTTAGCTGGCCGTTCTTCAACCGAAAAGTTAGCTGCAGTTAAGACTACTCTTAAGCTAACTCCCTCCTTACTTGCATACGTAAGTGCGGTTGGGACGGCAGCTTTAATCGCAGCCATATCGGGTTTAGCAATTGCCGGGTGGCTACAGAGATTAAGGCCGGCCGTTATATTAAGGAGGCCGTAA